Proteins encoded together in one Balaenoptera musculus isolate JJ_BM4_2016_0621 chromosome 6, mBalMus1.pri.v3, whole genome shotgun sequence window:
- the CA9 gene encoding carbonic anhydrase 9 isoform X1 — MASLCPSPWLPLLIPAPAPGPAVQLLLLLLLLVPAHPQSLLRMQEAPTTGGDSSGEDDPLGEEDLPSEEDIPGEEDPPGELDPPGMKTEAGEEDSLKLEDLPTVETPRDTQGPQNNAHRDKKGDDHSHWRYGGAPPWPQVSPACAGRFQSPVDIRPELTAFCPALRPLELLGFELPPQPELRLRNNGHTVQLSLPPGLEMALGPGQEYRALQLHLHWGAAGRPGSEHTVGGHRFPAEIHVVHLSTAFAKVDEALGRPGGLAVLAAFLQEGPEENSAYEQLLSHLGEIAEEDSETWVPGLDVSALLPSDLSLYFRYEGSLTTPPCAQGVIWTVFNQTVKLSAKQLHTLSDSLWGPDDSRLQLNFRATQPLNGRIIEASFPAGVDSSPGTIEPVHLNSCLAAGDILALVFGLLFAVTGIAFLVQMRRQQRHPSGTKGSVSYHPAEVTETVA; from the exons ATGGCTTCCctgtgccccagcccctggctcccTCTGTTGATCCcggcccctgccccaggccccgcTGTGCAATTGCTGCTGTTACTGCTCCTCCTGGTGCCTGCCCATCCCCAGAGCCTGCTCAGGATGCAGGAGGCTCCCACCACAGGAGGAGATTCATCTGGGGAAGACGATCCACTGGGTGAGGAGGACCTGCCCAGTGAAGAGGATATACCTGGAGAGGAGGACCCACCTGGAGAGTTGGATCCACCTGGAATGAAGACTGAAGCAGGAGAAGAGGATTCTCTGAAGTTAGAGGATCTACCTACTGTTGAGACTCCCAGGGATACTCAAGGCCCCCAGAATAATGCCCACAGAGACAAAAAAG GGGATGACCACAGTCACTGGCGTTATGGAG GCGCTCCGCCATGGCCCCAGGTGTCCCCCGCCTGCGCTGGCCGTTTTCAATCCCCGGTAGATATCCGTCCAGAGCTCACCGCGTTTTGCCCAGCCCTGCGACCCCTGGAACTCCTTGGCTTTGAGCTCCCGCCACAACCAGAACTGCGCCTGCGCAACAATGGCCACACCG TGCAGCTGAGTCTGCCTCCCGGGCTGGAGATGGCCCTGGGTCCCGGGCAGGAGTACCGGGCCCTGCAGTTGCATCTGCACTGGGGGGCTGCGGGTCGCCCGGGCTCGGAGCACACGGTTGGCGGTCACCGTTTCCCTGCCGAG ATCCATGTGGTTCACCTCAGCACGGCATTTGCCAAAGTTGACGAGGCCTTGGGGCGCCCGGGGGGCTTGGCCGTGCTGGCCGCCTTTCTGCAG GAAGGCCCCGAAGAAAACAGCGCCTACGAGCAGTTGCTGTCACATTTGGGAGAAATCGCCGAGGAAG ACTCTGAGACTTGGGTCCCAGGACTGGATGTATCTGCACTGCTGCCCTCTGACCTCAGCCTCTACTTCCGATATGAGGGGTCTCTCACCACACCCCCCTGTGCTCAGGGAGTCATCTGGACTGTGTTCAACCAGACAGTAAAGCTCAGCGCTAAGCAG ctccacaccctctctgacTCCCTGTGGGGACCTGATGACTCTCGGCTACAGCTGAACTTCCGAGCTACACAGCCTTTGAATGGGCGAATAATTGAGGCCTCCTTCCCTGCTGGAGTGGACAGCAGCCCTGGGACCATTGAGCCAG tCCACCTGAATTCCTGTCTTGCTGCTG gagACATCCTGGCCCTGGTTTTTGGCCTTCTCTTTGCTGTTACCGGCATCGCCTTCCTTGTGCAAATGAGAAGGCAGCAAAG ACACCCAAGTGGGACCAAAGGAAGTGTCAGCTACCACCCGGCAGAGGTCACGGAGACTGTTGCCTAG
- the CA9 gene encoding carbonic anhydrase 9 isoform X2, giving the protein MASLCPSPWLPLLIPAPAPGPAVQLLLLLLLLVPAHPQSLLRMQEAPTTGGDSSGEDDPLGEEDLPSEEDIPGEEDPPGELDPPGMKTEAGEEDSLKLEDLPTVETPRDTQGPQNNAHRDKKGDDHSHWRYGGAPPWPQVSPACAGRFQSPVDIRPELTAFCPALRPLELLGFELPPQPELRLRNNGHTVQLSLPPGLEMALGPGQEYRALQLHLHWGAAGRPGSEHTVGGHRFPAEEGPEENSAYEQLLSHLGEIAEEDSETWVPGLDVSALLPSDLSLYFRYEGSLTTPPCAQGVIWTVFNQTVKLSAKQLHTLSDSLWGPDDSRLQLNFRATQPLNGRIIEASFPAGVDSSPGTIEPVHLNSCLAAGDILALVFGLLFAVTGIAFLVQMRRQQRHPSGTKGSVSYHPAEVTETVA; this is encoded by the exons ATGGCTTCCctgtgccccagcccctggctcccTCTGTTGATCCcggcccctgccccaggccccgcTGTGCAATTGCTGCTGTTACTGCTCCTCCTGGTGCCTGCCCATCCCCAGAGCCTGCTCAGGATGCAGGAGGCTCCCACCACAGGAGGAGATTCATCTGGGGAAGACGATCCACTGGGTGAGGAGGACCTGCCCAGTGAAGAGGATATACCTGGAGAGGAGGACCCACCTGGAGAGTTGGATCCACCTGGAATGAAGACTGAAGCAGGAGAAGAGGATTCTCTGAAGTTAGAGGATCTACCTACTGTTGAGACTCCCAGGGATACTCAAGGCCCCCAGAATAATGCCCACAGAGACAAAAAAG GGGATGACCACAGTCACTGGCGTTATGGAG GCGCTCCGCCATGGCCCCAGGTGTCCCCCGCCTGCGCTGGCCGTTTTCAATCCCCGGTAGATATCCGTCCAGAGCTCACCGCGTTTTGCCCAGCCCTGCGACCCCTGGAACTCCTTGGCTTTGAGCTCCCGCCACAACCAGAACTGCGCCTGCGCAACAATGGCCACACCG TGCAGCTGAGTCTGCCTCCCGGGCTGGAGATGGCCCTGGGTCCCGGGCAGGAGTACCGGGCCCTGCAGTTGCATCTGCACTGGGGGGCTGCGGGTCGCCCGGGCTCGGAGCACACGGTTGGCGGTCACCGTTTCCCTGCCGAG GAAGGCCCCGAAGAAAACAGCGCCTACGAGCAGTTGCTGTCACATTTGGGAGAAATCGCCGAGGAAG ACTCTGAGACTTGGGTCCCAGGACTGGATGTATCTGCACTGCTGCCCTCTGACCTCAGCCTCTACTTCCGATATGAGGGGTCTCTCACCACACCCCCCTGTGCTCAGGGAGTCATCTGGACTGTGTTCAACCAGACAGTAAAGCTCAGCGCTAAGCAG ctccacaccctctctgacTCCCTGTGGGGACCTGATGACTCTCGGCTACAGCTGAACTTCCGAGCTACACAGCCTTTGAATGGGCGAATAATTGAGGCCTCCTTCCCTGCTGGAGTGGACAGCAGCCCTGGGACCATTGAGCCAG tCCACCTGAATTCCTGTCTTGCTGCTG gagACATCCTGGCCCTGGTTTTTGGCCTTCTCTTTGCTGTTACCGGCATCGCCTTCCTTGTGCAAATGAGAAGGCAGCAAAG ACACCCAAGTGGGACCAAAGGAAGTGTCAGCTACCACCCGGCAGAGGTCACGGAGACTGTTGCCTAG
- the TPM2 gene encoding tropomyosin beta chain isoform X4 — protein MDAIKKKMQMLKLDKENAIDRAEQAEADKKQAEDRCKQLEEEQQALQKKLKGTEDEVEKYSESVKDAQEKLEQAEKKATDAEADVASLNRRIQLVEEELDRAQERLATALQKLEEAEKAADESERGMKVIENRAMKDEEKMELQEMQLKEAKHIAEDSDRKYEEVARKLVILEGELERSEERAEVAESRARQLEEELRTMDQALKSLTASEEEYSSKEDKYEEEIKVLEEKLKEAETRAEFAERSVAKLEKTIDDLEETLASAKEENVEIHQTLDQTLLELNNL, from the exons ATGGACGCCATCAAGAAGAAGATGCAGATGCTAAAGCTGGACAAGGAGAATGCCATCGACCGCGCTGAGCAGGCCGAGGCCGACAAGAAGCAAGCTGAGGACCGCTGCAAGCAG CTGGAGGAGGAGCAGCAGGCCCTCCAGAAGAAGCTGAAAGGGACGGAGGACGAGGTGGAAAAGTATTCTGAATCAGTGAAGGATGCCCAGGAGAAACTGGAGCAGGCTGAGAAGAAAGCCACCGAT GCTGAGGCAGATGTGGCCTCCCTGAACCGCCGCATTCAGCTGGTAGAGGAGGAGTTGGACCGGGCGCAGGAGCGCCTGGCTACAGCCCTGCAAAAGCTGGAGGAGGCTGAGAAGGCAGCTGATGAGagtgagag aGGAATGAAGGTCATCGAAAACCGAGCTATGAAGGATGAGGAAAAGATGGAGCTGCAGGAGATGCAGCTGAAGGAGGCCAAGCACATCGCTGAAGATTCAGACCGCAAATATGAGGAG gTGGCCAGGAAGCTAGTGATCCTGGAAGGAGAGCTGGAGCGCTCAGAAGAGAGAGCTGAGGTGGCTGAGAG CCGAGCCAGGCAGCTGGAGGAGGAACTGCGAACCATGGACCAGGCCCTCAAGTCCCTGACGGCCTCAGAGGAGGAG TATTCCAGCAAAGAAGATAAATATGAAGAGGAGATCAAAGTGCTGGAGGAGAAGCTAAAGGAG GCTGAGACCCGAGCGGAGTTTGCCGAAAGGTCGGTGGCAAAGTTGGAGAAAACCATTGACGACCTGGAAG AGACCTTGGCCAGTGCCAAGGAGGAGAACGTGGAGATCCACCAGACCCTCGACCAGACCCTGCTGGAGCTCAACAACCTGTGA
- the TPM2 gene encoding tropomyosin beta chain isoform X2, with the protein MDAIKKKMQMLKLDKENAIDRAEQAEADKKQAEDRCKQLEEEQQALQKKLKGTEDEVEKYSESVKDAQEKLEQAEKKATDAEADVASLNRRIQLVEEELDRAQERLATALQKLEEAEKAADESERGMKVIENRAMKDEEKMELQEMQLKEAKHIAEDSDRKYEEVARKLVILEGELERSEERAEVAESKCGDLEEELKIVTNNLKSLEAQADKYSSKEDKYEEEIKVLEEKLKEAETRAEFAERSVAKLEKTIDDLEETLASAKEENVEIHQTLDQTLLELNNL; encoded by the exons ATGGACGCCATCAAGAAGAAGATGCAGATGCTAAAGCTGGACAAGGAGAATGCCATCGACCGCGCTGAGCAGGCCGAGGCCGACAAGAAGCAAGCTGAGGACCGCTGCAAGCAG CTGGAGGAGGAGCAGCAGGCCCTCCAGAAGAAGCTGAAAGGGACGGAGGACGAGGTGGAAAAGTATTCTGAATCAGTGAAGGATGCCCAGGAGAAACTGGAGCAGGCTGAGAAGAAAGCCACCGAT GCTGAGGCAGATGTGGCCTCCCTGAACCGCCGCATTCAGCTGGTAGAGGAGGAGTTGGACCGGGCGCAGGAGCGCCTGGCTACAGCCCTGCAAAAGCTGGAGGAGGCTGAGAAGGCAGCTGATGAGagtgagag aGGAATGAAGGTCATCGAAAACCGAGCTATGAAGGATGAGGAAAAGATGGAGCTGCAGGAGATGCAGCTGAAGGAGGCCAAGCACATCGCTGAAGATTCAGACCGCAAATATGAGGAG gTGGCCAGGAAGCTAGTGATCCTGGAAGGAGAGCTGGAGCGCTCAGAAGAGAGAGCTGAGGTGGCTGAGAG TAAATGTGGGGACCTAGAGGAGGAGCTGAAAATTGTTACCAACAACTTGAAATCCCTGGAAGCCCAAGCGGACAAG TATTCCAGCAAAGAAGATAAATATGAAGAGGAGATCAAAGTGCTGGAGGAGAAGCTAAAGGAG GCTGAGACCCGAGCGGAGTTTGCCGAAAGGTCGGTGGCAAAGTTGGAGAAAACCATTGACGACCTGGAAG AGACCTTGGCCAGTGCCAAGGAGGAGAACGTGGAGATCCACCAGACCCTCGACCAGACCCTGCTGGAGCTCAACAACCTGTGA
- the TPM2 gene encoding tropomyosin beta chain isoform X3, with protein sequence MDAIKKKMQMLKLDKENAIDRAEQAEADKKQAEDRCKQLEEEQQALQKKLKGTEDEVEKYSESVKDAQEKLEQAEKKATDAEADVASLNRRIQLVEEELDRAQERLATALQKLEEAEKAADESERGMKVIENRAMKDEEKMELQEMQLKEAKHIAEDSDRKYEEVARKLVILEGELERSEERAEVAESRARQLEEELRTMDQALKSLTASEEEYSSKEDKYEEEIKVLEEKLKEAETRAEFAERSVAKLEKTIDDLEDEVYAQKMKYKAISEELDNALNDITSL encoded by the exons ATGGACGCCATCAAGAAGAAGATGCAGATGCTAAAGCTGGACAAGGAGAATGCCATCGACCGCGCTGAGCAGGCCGAGGCCGACAAGAAGCAAGCTGAGGACCGCTGCAAGCAG CTGGAGGAGGAGCAGCAGGCCCTCCAGAAGAAGCTGAAAGGGACGGAGGACGAGGTGGAAAAGTATTCTGAATCAGTGAAGGATGCCCAGGAGAAACTGGAGCAGGCTGAGAAGAAAGCCACCGAT GCTGAGGCAGATGTGGCCTCCCTGAACCGCCGCATTCAGCTGGTAGAGGAGGAGTTGGACCGGGCGCAGGAGCGCCTGGCTACAGCCCTGCAAAAGCTGGAGGAGGCTGAGAAGGCAGCTGATGAGagtgagag aGGAATGAAGGTCATCGAAAACCGAGCTATGAAGGATGAGGAAAAGATGGAGCTGCAGGAGATGCAGCTGAAGGAGGCCAAGCACATCGCTGAAGATTCAGACCGCAAATATGAGGAG gTGGCCAGGAAGCTAGTGATCCTGGAAGGAGAGCTGGAGCGCTCAGAAGAGAGAGCTGAGGTGGCTGAGAG CCGAGCCAGGCAGCTGGAGGAGGAACTGCGAACCATGGACCAGGCCCTCAAGTCCCTGACGGCCTCAGAGGAGGAG TATTCCAGCAAAGAAGATAAATATGAAGAGGAGATCAAAGTGCTGGAGGAGAAGCTAAAGGAG GCTGAGACCCGAGCGGAGTTTGCCGAAAGGTCGGTGGCAAAGTTGGAGAAAACCATTGACGACCTGGAAG ACGAAGTCTATGCACAGAAGATGAAGTACAAGGCCATCAGCGAGGAGCTGGACAACGCACTCAACGACATCACCTCCCTCTGA
- the TPM2 gene encoding tropomyosin beta chain isoform X1 — protein sequence MDAIKKKMQMLKLDKENAIDRAEQAEADKKQAEDRCKQLEEEQQALQKKLKGTEDEVEKYSESVKDAQEKLEQAEKKATDAEADVASLNRRIQLVEEELDRAQERLATALQKLEEAEKAADESERGMKVIENRAMKDEEKMELQEMQLKEAKHIAEDSDRKYEEVARKLVILEGELERSEERAEVAESKCGDLEEELKIVTNNLKSLEAQADKYSSKEDKYEEEIKVLEEKLKEAETRAEFAERSVAKLEKTIDDLEDEVYAQKMKYKAISEELDNALNDITSL from the exons ATGGACGCCATCAAGAAGAAGATGCAGATGCTAAAGCTGGACAAGGAGAATGCCATCGACCGCGCTGAGCAGGCCGAGGCCGACAAGAAGCAAGCTGAGGACCGCTGCAAGCAG CTGGAGGAGGAGCAGCAGGCCCTCCAGAAGAAGCTGAAAGGGACGGAGGACGAGGTGGAAAAGTATTCTGAATCAGTGAAGGATGCCCAGGAGAAACTGGAGCAGGCTGAGAAGAAAGCCACCGAT GCTGAGGCAGATGTGGCCTCCCTGAACCGCCGCATTCAGCTGGTAGAGGAGGAGTTGGACCGGGCGCAGGAGCGCCTGGCTACAGCCCTGCAAAAGCTGGAGGAGGCTGAGAAGGCAGCTGATGAGagtgagag aGGAATGAAGGTCATCGAAAACCGAGCTATGAAGGATGAGGAAAAGATGGAGCTGCAGGAGATGCAGCTGAAGGAGGCCAAGCACATCGCTGAAGATTCAGACCGCAAATATGAGGAG gTGGCCAGGAAGCTAGTGATCCTGGAAGGAGAGCTGGAGCGCTCAGAAGAGAGAGCTGAGGTGGCTGAGAG TAAATGTGGGGACCTAGAGGAGGAGCTGAAAATTGTTACCAACAACTTGAAATCCCTGGAAGCCCAAGCGGACAAG TATTCCAGCAAAGAAGATAAATATGAAGAGGAGATCAAAGTGCTGGAGGAGAAGCTAAAGGAG GCTGAGACCCGAGCGGAGTTTGCCGAAAGGTCGGTGGCAAAGTTGGAGAAAACCATTGACGACCTGGAAG ACGAAGTCTATGCACAGAAGATGAAGTACAAGGCCATCAGCGAGGAGCTGGACAACGCACTCAACGACATCACCTCCCTCTGA